In one window of Candidatus Eisenbacteria bacterium DNA:
- a CDS encoding alpha/beta hydrolase: QAHHSECLARMSEIAKTPAYAKGDVAVEAELYRAHFGATFRRRETLELVVRRLRTHFAPADILKARAIEDRLYEQTWLQPDYDVGERLARASKPVLVIHGENDLIPVICAKSIADAVPGARFMLLPECGHFAYLERPAETFAAIETFYARTT; the protein is encoded by the coding sequence CAGGCCCACCACAGCGAGTGCTTGGCCAGGATGAGCGAGATTGCGAAGACCCCCGCCTATGCCAAGGGCGACGTGGCGGTGGAGGCCGAGCTGTACCGGGCGCACTTCGGCGCGACGTTCCGGCGCCGGGAGACGCTCGAACTGGTGGTGCGTCGGCTCCGCACCCACTTCGCCCCCGCGGACATCCTCAAGGCTCGCGCCATCGAGGACCGGCTCTACGAGCAGACCTGGCTGCAGCCCGACTACGACGTTGGGGAAAGGCTGGCGCGAGCGAGCAAGCCCGTGCTCGTGATCCACGGTGAGAACGACCTGATCCCGGTGATTTGCGCGAAGAGCATCGCCGACGCGGTCCCTGGGGCTCGTTTCATGCTGCTCCCGGAATGCGGCCACTTCGCGTATCTGGAGCGCCCGGCGGAGACGTTCGCGGCGATCGAGACCTTCTACGCCAGGACGACGTAG